The following proteins are encoded in a genomic region of Brachypodium distachyon strain Bd21 chromosome 1, Brachypodium_distachyon_v3.0, whole genome shotgun sequence:
- the LOC100834768 gene encoding uncharacterized protein LOC100834768 codes for MFSGDWTPPCGSCCTKKYANLVQIPWRVFCKKGCNADGDTWDECIGKCTEICYKDPVLEDRQWSAYIDRSPGEDSYSLECFNACISGCGYRFDIPAEKVKEIKPNRPSKPPPPVIERAAGSEPAVKGEDVPCTSA; via the exons ATGTTCTCCGGCGATTGGACGCCGCCGTGCGGCAGCTGCTGCACCAAGAAGTACGCCAACCTCGTCCAAATCCCAT GGAGGGTGTTCTGCAAGAAGGGGTGCAACGCGGACGGCGACACTTGGGACGAGT GCATAGGTAAATGCACTGAGATATGCTACAAAGATCCAGTGTTGGAAGATCGCCAGTGGAGTGCTTACATCGATCGGTCTCCAGGAGAGGATAGTTACTCCTTG GAGTGCTTCAATGCTTGTATCTCTGGATGTGGATATAGG TTCGATATACCAGCGGAAAAAGTCAAAGAAATCAAGCCGAACAGGCCGTCCAAGCCGCCACCTCCCGTAATAGAACGGGCTGCGGGTTCAGAACCTGCTGTGAAGGGTGAAGATGTGCCTTGCACATCAGCGTAG
- the LOC100836611 gene encoding uncharacterized protein At3g28850 — translation MRGLRSRILRTLQSFPNAAAAAAVQSNILLLPPPDAFTTSSPPEKCRLQEHAPSPMAAGADQAVPELPTVSDGDDDDKENVSPEANPRKAKKMKVSSDHCDHDGSAVVDPGLAAAASAKCYRRPDLASATLFDPDLLAEFRGVVDAYARAFEKTKRSHDEEGDDDAVLLDGMDPLAGFESRCPPGGERAVVLYTTSLRGVRKTFEDCATVRRLLDGLRVAFLERDVSMHAPYRDELRALLLPPDSAAMAMPLPPRLFVDGRYVGGADEVVALHERSGLRPMLRGAPRRAAGEAACAVCGGDWFVVCGGCSGRHWLYDDGGGGGSANRVPCPGCNENGLVPCPLCS, via the coding sequence atgagagGGCTCAGATCGCGGATCCTCCGAACCTTGCAGTCCTTCCCCaatgcggccgccgccgccgccgtgcaatccaacatcctcctccttccgCCTCCCGATGCCTTCACCACCTCGTCGCCGCCCGAGAAGTGCCGACTCCAGGAACACGCGCCGTCCCCGATGGCGGCGGGAGCGGATCAGGCCGTGCCCGAGCTGCCCACGGTctccgacggcgacgacgacgacaaggaGAACGTCTCGCCCGAGGCCAACCCGCGGAAGGCCAAGAAGATGAAGGTGAGCTCGGACCATTGCGACCATGATGGGAGCGCGGTGGTGGATCCCGGCCTGGCGGCGGCTGCCAGTGCCAAATGCTACCGCCGCCCGGACCTCGCGTCGGCGACCCTCTTCGATCCGGACCTCCTCGCCGAGTTCCGCGGCGTCGTCGACGCCTACGCCCGTGCCTTCGAGAAGACCAAGCGAAGCCATGACGAAGAAGGCGATGACGACGCCGTGCTGCTAGACGGCATGGATCCCTTGGCGGGGTTCGAGAGCCGGTGCCCGCCGGGCGGCGAGCGGGCCGTGGTGCTCTACACCACGTCACTGCGCGGGGTGCGCAAGACCTTCGAGGACTGCGCCACCGTGCGCCGGCTCCTGGACGGCCTCCGCGTCGCCTTCCTGGAGCGCGACGTCTCCATGCACGCCCCCTACCGGGACGAGCTccgcgcgctgctgctgccgcccgacagcgccgccatggccatgccCCTCCCGCCGCGGCTGTTCGTGGACGGGCGGTacgtcggcggcgccgacgaggtggTGGCGCTGCACGAGCGATCGGGGCTCCGGCCGATGCTCCGTggcgccccgcgccgcgccgcgggcGAGGCGGCGTGCGCGGTGTGCGGCGGCGACTGGTTCGTCGTGTGCGGCGGGTGCAGCGGCCGTCATTGGCTCTatgacgacggcggcggcggcggctcggccaACCGCGTGCCGTGCCCTGGGTGCAACGAGAACGGGCTCGTGCCCTGCCCGCTCTGCAGCTGA
- the LOC104582820 gene encoding E3 ubiquitin-protein ligase EL5 gives MGPNLALVLEIAAVVALALLIVIVAVVFSPGGACDGAGGDAAGAGRVHAADVESALGGMTLMTTYEQVAARKGKETETETEKEEERERCALCLGEYGKGSALVRMVPACGHFFHAECGIDGWLRKRRTCPICRGRVLLLPRNRMMMPPLECPPMPPRITASS, from the coding sequence ATGGGACCGAACCTCGCACTCGTCCTCGAGATCGCCGCCGTGGTGGCCCTGGCGCTGCTCATCGTCATCGTGGCCGTCGTCTTCTCCCCCGGCGGCGCCTGCGAcggggccggcggcgatgcAGCAGGAGCGGGGCGCGTGCACGCCGCTGACGTCGAGAGCGCCCTCGGCGGGATGACGCTCATGACGACGTACGAGCAGGTGGCggccaggaaggggaaggagactgagacggagacggagaaggaggaagagagggagcGGTGCGCCCTTTGCCTGGGGGAGTACGGCAAGGGCAGCGCGCTGGTGCGGATGGTGCCGGCGTGCGGGCACTTCTTCCACGCCGAGTGCGGCATCGACGGGTGGCTCCGGAAGCGCCGGACGTGCCCGATATGCCGGGGCCgggtgttgctgctgccgaggAATAGGATGATGATGCCGCCGCTGGAGTGCccgccgatgccgccgcggaTCACGGCGTCTTCCTAG